The nucleotide sequence CCAGCCGGTCTTGCCGGCAGCCTTGATCTGGTACCAGGCGCCTTCGCGCTTGAGGATGTCTACCTTCTGTCCGGTGGCGAGTTTGGTCAGTACTTTTGCATCGGCGAACGGTTTCTCGCGCAGGCTGTCGTTTTTGCTCACCTGGGCGGTTTCCGCGGCGCCGGCAAGAGGGATGGCCAGCAGCATGGCCAGCACCAGTAAACTCTTCTTGATCATGATCGGACTCCTTCGTGTTGCTGCAGCGCCTTGCCCAGCAGGGCCCGCCAGTCCCGGCTATC is from Desulfuromonadales bacterium and encodes:
- a CDS encoding SH3 domain-containing protein, which produces MIKKSLLVLAMLLAIPLAGAAETAQVSKNDSLREKPFADAKVLTKLATGQKVDILKREGAWYQIKAAGKTGWVRMLSVRRTGQAAAVSAGSLSQVASGRAGTGKIVATTGVRG